TCCCCTCCTCGGCCACACGTCCCCCGAAAACTCGCACAGGTTTTCTTGCTTCGGGTTCGTCTAACTTCCTTGTAGTCCCCCATCCAGggaactcggcggcgtcctcgtcacgCCTCCCGATCTCTCCGggcccctcatcctctcctcgtaACTTTATCGGGTCTACCGTCGGGGCAGGGGCGCCCTCATTGGCAtctggggcggctgatacctggcAACGAGCCCTGGAGTTGACTGGCTCGCGGGCGTCCCCCGgccgcccatccacagcatcccagggtgactggtacctgcctGGCGAGTTCCGGGCCTTTTCTGGATTTACGGGCGTCTCGCAGGCAGCgcctgtccactacatcatgggacggtaAAATCTGCTTAACAAACacctggtctgcaggcctatggcgatcctctgatgcgtttttccctttcccccagatCCTAAGGGGGGACCGGTTTTCTGCAAAAAGGCCCTCCTTCTGTCCGTGCGGGTACGTCggtcccttttctcccttctctctctctcgttcccttctcccccgctcgctctcttctctctctctctctctctctctctctctctctctctctctctctctctcttctctctctctctctctctctctctctctctctctctctctctctctctctctcgctgtgtgtgtttgtgtgtgtttgtgtgtgtttgtgtgtgtgtgtgtgtgtgtgtgtgtgtgtgtgtgtgtgtgtgtgtgtgtgtgtgtgtgtgtgtgtgtgttttgtgtgtgtgtgttttgtgtgtgtgtgtgagtgttttgtgtgtgtgtgtgtgtgtgtgtgtgtgtgtgtgtgtgtgtgtgttgtgtgtgtggtgtttatatatatatatatatatatatatatatatatattatatatatatatatatatatgtataatgttatatatatatatatatatatatatatatatatataatatatatatatatatatatatatatatatagagaagagagagagagagagagagagagagagagaggagagagagagagagagagagagagagagtgagagagagtgtgtgtaaggGAATTGTAAAACGCACAGTCTAAGTCACGAGTTTATTGTAGAGTATAGGTTttctgtagcgtggaccgaggttgaattggccggcttgtgcagtagaaggccggggtagcccccgggaggccgcgggcgagcggggccgcgactcgaggtagagtgtctgtacggttccaggtcagctatggggtcatgagcgcagcgggcgtggcttaggtcagtacggcggcgatgccatgggcacgccgccctattgatCACCCCTGTTTAGTAGGAAggcgtgacattgacggcatttgaccaatctgagagagagagagagagagagagagaaagagagagaatgagagggagaaagaaagaaagaaagaaagaaagagagagagagagagtttaacaTGTGTATAAGTGTATCGTTTAATCAATTTGTTGTTTCAGTCTTTTACACAGCATTGGTAATACCGTATCTACTAAGGGTAATTCATATCATgagtgtcattattaatattatcattatattaccattatctttgttGCTGGTGTcatcatacatttattattacaggtattaCAAGTACCATCGCTGTCGTTTATACCgaggcctttctttttctcctgatgTTGTTTTCTTTGCAGTTTGCTCTACATGAATCTTTCACATCATCGCAGTTATCATTGCTATATTCGAGTAATCATCATAATTTGCATCAGCATGAACAGCAACAAGAGGAAAAGATTCGACGGCATTATTGACTAGCATTAACTCTCACCCTCAGATCGTGAACAACAAGAGGACGGGCGCCGACGTGGACAAGTGGGACTACTTCCTCAGGGACTGCCACGGCCTCGGCATCAACGTGAGTGGCGTGGCGGGCGGCGACGGCCCGACGAAATGCCTCGCCGGCGGGGGGCTGGCGGGAGCCGAGCCCGGCGGGACCCTGGACCCGGCCTGTCTCGGGCGACCCATCCGAGTGCCCCTCCGTCGGTTCCAGTCACTCCCTCTCGGCCTGGGAATCTGCTTTGGGTTTAGGTTTCCATTTCACTGAAAGCGCTGTGCTCTTGGCGATGTGATCTTAGTGATTTGCTCTTAATAATTTACTTGTGCTGCTGAGAGAATCAagtgaaaaatgggaagaaacggTATTGCAACCGCAACTTTCCCAACTCTCGAGCAGAGATAGAAGGGTTCTGAGCCCAATGGAGACAGGACCAGGGTGAAACGAAGTCTCGGGGAAAGGTCAAAGAGAAAGTAAGTCGGGTCATGGTCGTCCTTTGCCCTCAGGTGACCTTCGAGTACGAGCGGCTGGTTCACTTCTCCAGGGCGGCCGAGGTCGAGGGCGAGTGGCAGATCGTCTtcaaggaggcggaggcggagaacCTGTACGAGATGAACCATGCCAGGATGATGCTGCACAAGAAGGCCTACCAGCACCGCGTCGTCAAGATCATCGACCGAATGTGAGTTGGAATTAAGCTTATAAAGTCAGGATGGTTCTCAAGGACAGTGAGATAATGAGAATCGTGATTATATAGGAATGGcagttatgtaaaaaaatatggatataacaacacattttacaataatactgttgataatgataataataacactgatgataatgataatgataatagtgaaataaggaataataataatgataataataattgtaaaaggctacgatccttagtacaatggtgaatagagggtagttatacttattaacggcgtgactctttattgggagtcgtacaacacacagtatggaacacatgagacaatgtctataaatatgggtaatagcAGTATGCTGGGAGGGCTAAGCCGACTTTACCGtgtcgagctctggtcacaaaCTCCCCTGGGcttaggtcctcctcggtataagtagtgaccgtcccagctgccaaagtgactgaaacagctggaggaaggatggggggagcgaggtgaggtcaacGGTCctgtctgctacatcgtacattgctcggccacctactcacgcctcgccctcgaggcatcttagatttgcctcaagggtgaccttacctggctggtcatctcgttctcgtgtgcgttgtcctggtgcatcttcgtggctgctcgtccctgtcgtcctctccttcctggtcctcggtgtaatctgtccgtcctcgatgtccacacgtcctcgaaagtctcgcacaggtctttcttgacttcggattcgtctagacttccttgtagtcctcatccaggcctaactcggcggcgtcctcgtcacgtcctcacagatctcgtccaggtccctctcatcctcgtcctcgtaatcttcatctggatctacgggcgtcggggcaggggtgcCCTCAttggcatctcggggcggctgatacctgtgctaacgagctcctggagttgactggatctgcgggcgtccgccaggcatcgcccatccacagcatcccagggtgactggtacctgcgctggcgagttcctggtcctttgctggatttacgggcgtctcggcaggcagccctgtccactacatcatgggacggcttaacatcTGCTCtaacgaacatcctggtctgcaggcctatggcgatcctctgatgacgtccttcccacagcatcctaaggtgaccggttctgcaacAGGGCCCTCCTTctgtgccgtgtcggatatcgtcggtctGACTGCACTAAATATTTagagaaccagatcatacatgtaagggccagatagcaagagaaaaagaaaggcaacagagaagagggggtgttaagtaccactagccagttatttatataaatttccgtttttttatttggtttttaacttattttcatttttttttttttttgagttttatttcacaaagataaagaagaaaataagagagggagacgtcagtagcgatccacatggacctggcttgaactaccaaccatctctgatagatatgagagtagataagggaaacgacaacggcaatccgcaaggatttacttgaaccactgtcgtcagacagataagaaataaatgtaatttgtacatcatgtacgagtcactcgtcacgaccaacaaaattgcgggctaaagagatacatcataaatctttacgccggcactaagacagcaaccaaccctattaatgaaaaggtttcagtgtcttttgtcctgcgtggatgagtgaggtgagtgtgtgtgtgtatgcgtgtgtgagtgacagctagcgtgaatgagagggaaagcgagagtgacctcacatagggaatgaatcacaaacacgaatattaatgttcattataacaaaactaaagtaaattagcaatgctagctacataaaattatttcaactaccacactgaattcaacatttaatgatatgtgacagaatgtatgcataaatgaatcgtgacatgaaaaaaatatttgcaagctatttaacaagcaaatctactcggggtcagcaatctgaactgccggggtacatgtctagctatgcatgttagacttcatctacgggggatcctatacccaaaatgccgtacattgactgaagcgactcgagtcaggaaaatctataaataacctactcttttctgcgtacctgtgatgggcgctcgcgacattccttacggatatttgcaaatcacatgatcgcttgggaattacccaaaacatgctagcgacttcaagagggtgagaaggtgtgattaataagcgaataatgattctagcttaaatcctagtcctacattatttaaagGACGTAAccgtgggtcacaccgactcaaagttgccgatcgaacaaataacttGGTTTACCTGTACCTACATTTTGAACTTCagagtgcagatctattaggcgtttatgcaaccccagggcaatattgggcaatcctgtgcactatgatatgggggagatcctacgctatattcaatataataaattttaataaaattgcgttacacgctccgttctagcgccgatagaacgtgtcaccaaaaagtaatgtaacaatgctatggttaatccacaagacataaacaaaacacacgtaaaggggtgaacacacgctacgacgacgctacgatttgtcaCACGGTGTCAGGTCACCGTCGGGTCGGAtcacccgcccggagggggagacTGGGCCGACCTTCCCGCGTTGGGCGCTAAGCTCGAACTCCCCTAGGCTTAGGTCTTCCTCGGTATAaatagtgaccgtcccagctaccgaagtgactgaaacagctggaggaaggatggggggagcgaggtgaggtcaccggtcccgtctgctacatcgtacaataataataatgattatattaataataatactgataattataatgataagataatgataatgttaataatgataataatgatgattatgataataatatgagagtgataacaatggaaatgataatgttaataatgatgatgatgatgatgatgatgataatcatgataatgataacagtaaaaataaaaataataataatgataatgaatataattatattgatcataacagtaacaatgataatgaatataattataatgataatagcaacaacaatgataatcttaataagacTATGGAtggtgattatgacgatgatgataatcacaatagtaatgataataatgaggataataataacaatggggttgataatgataactaataagattaatgctaataataatagtaatgataatgatgatgatggcaatgatagcattgatgatgatgataaatgtaaatatCCCTGTTTAATCATTAAACATGATGACTGGCCGAGAAGACTCCCAATGAAGTTCGTCAAAGATTTTGATGTTTGTCTGAACTTCCTGGGAGCGGAGGGCGGTCGATGGAGAAGACCCATTACACGCAGCCCTCGCGAAGTCCCAGGGAGATCAAGCTCTTGATTAGGATGATGCGATCAGAGGGGTCGAATGCCTTCTGCAGGTCACCTCCAATCGCCTGTCTGCGCCGGCAGTTGATAAGGCCAACTACTTCCTTTGATACTGTGGTCGTCCCATAACTTAGGACTTACTCCATACATTCTCTCGATTTCCAGGCTGGTGGACGTTCTTCTGCTGGCTGACGACTTTGTACAATACATGGGTGGAGATGGAAGAAGGTTTGTTGTCTCATGATTGCTGGAAATTTGGaaggaatgacacacacacacacacacacacacacacacacacacacacacacacacacacacatatatatatatatatatatatatatatatatattatatatatatatatatagatagatagatagatagatagatagatagatagatagataactagataaatagatagatagatagacagatagacagatagataaacagacagcctccgggctagtacagtggtaacgtgtcggcctctcatcgaggggtcggcggttcgcgccccgcccaggcgcgagaagttgcaactgtcgcctggaggttactgctgtggctgggcaccacggcgggcgaggactcggttcagccgagtcagcagcagctgacacgcgtgagcaaaaatcagacagacagtatgtcacaccaagaatatccattgtaacaaatggaatccaaaccaaacagacagacagagagagagagagagagagagagagagagagatagagaaagagagagagagagagagggagagagagagagagaagagagagcagagagagagagagagagaagaaagagagagagaaaggagagaagaggacaggagagagagatgagacgagaggagagagagaggaggagagagagagaggagagagagagagagagagagagagagacgagaggatgagagagaagagagagaggatagagaagagagagagagaggagagatgagaagagagagagagagagaggagagagagaggagagagagagagagggagggagggagagacgcaTTAATGAGACTCCGCCACTCCTCCGCGCCTCCCTCGCTGAACCCGAGCCTGGGTCTCCCTCCGCAGCCTCAAACTGAGCGAAGTTTTCACCGACATGGCGGCCTACACTTACCTCACCGATGACGTCATACACCGCATACTGCAGGAGCCGGCCGGATCCGAGGCTTCTGAGAAGGCCAAGGAGATCCTGAGGAACATCCTGACGAGAAACCTGTACCCCTACGTCGGCGAGCTGGAGGCGGACCCGGATGCAGCGGTCAGGTTCATTttctcacaataaaaaaaacaaaaaaacactggtCCATATTTTTCCGACTTTAgtaattatttatgataattgtttGCGTAGCTAGCTTTGATATTAACAGGTAATcgcgaaatgaatatatattagtcTAAGCAAGGATAAATATTAGTCTGAAGAAAAATAGATGTCAGTCGGACCAAAAATAGATATTAGTCTGGTAAAAAATATTCTGAACAAAAACAGatctgaataataaataaatcttttcttGGCAGGAAGAGGCGATGGACGAACTCAAGAATAAATTTCCCGACTCCGTGTGCCTGGAAAGGAAAGTCCGACTTGGCAGCGAGGCAGGGAATCCTTTGGAGAAGCAACATTTCTACCGCCGAGGAAATCCTGATGAATACATAAATCTGACGGCGGAGCAGGTCTCGAGAATGCTTCCGAGAGAGTAAGGAAgaagttttcgattttttttcttttctttttaacaatttCCTAAGATGTTAGGGTCGACCTCATCATTTTGTCAGCTATACCAAGCATATTTACGCATAGAATGCAGACCTGCTTTGGTTTCCAACAGGTTCGTCGATGTCAAATACTACGTTATTACAAGGGGCAGCCGTAATACACAAGAGATCAGAGAGTTCCTTGGTGAGTCTCATCCCTCCTTTTTTGTAATTCttgtatatatgcgtgcgtgtgacacacaacataatcatacacacacaacaatcaatatatatatatatatatatatatatatatatatatataaatatatacacataatatatatatacatacaacaaaacgataacaacacacacacacacacaacacacacacacatatatatatatatatatatatatatatatatatatatatatatatatatatatatatatatataaatatatatatatacatatatatatatatatatatatatatatatatatatatatatatatacacccacatatacatgtgtggaattcatgtcgaacaaattgcaaatagaacaaagaagggaagtacaagaaagcatacaaatatgccgaaggccttctcgcatttactgcttcatcagggtatataagactagattatgataagtccgatatgcgaagcttagcctcgcccgggctatgcccatgaggggagcccggcctgtgtcgactaatgccgactagctcacgtgtgtcagctggcgctgacttggctgaacctagttcttacccgccgtggtgcccagccacagcagtaacctccaggcgacagttgcaacttctcgtgcctgggcagggcgcgaaccgccaacccctcggatgagaggccgacacgttaccactgtactagcctgaaggctataagactagagctacatagaggtatatattcaTCTACTAGGCGGTCAAGTCACGTCAGTAATCGGGTGTgcaacgaccttggctagtttgTGGCTCCTTGTTgcagtgttgaagttgttagttgtgtgtatgaatgctgCTTCtatcatcttcctttgtcgtggaggcagaccttgtttaatgatggaggcctgggaccacttagggagatggccgtcggagttgacgtgaacaacgaaggtgcttctcttgtcatgtcgtcggagggcgctgtgGTGTTGGTCGATTCGGGGTTCGTGGAGGCCACGCCCtgtctcgcatatatatataccttatcacagccaccgcaaggtatacacctggctgcgaggtctgctgtggtctgatctcttttccctggcgatgtctccgatcttctttgTGTGACAGTTTAACTATCAAGTCATCACGCACGACTTCAGACCACCCGCTACTAGTACAAGCATCCTTTCACAAACCTCTCATAGAGACTCAAAGCCTTGTCTTTAGGTTTAAATTTGGTACCCTTAATAAAGGCATGGCTGACTTTATCAAGTCCAGCTACCGTAGAAATCTCAAGTCACCTGCATTAAAGGACGTAAGCCTGCCATTCCTTCTAAGAACATTAAGGCCCTGCAGGAACTTGGCAGAGACGACTCCGTCGTCAATGCTCCGGCCGATAAGGGTGGCGAGATCGTAATTATTGATAGCAACGATTATGTCAGTAAGATGGAAGTACTGTCTCGGACGTCTCTATTCACAGCAAAGCCAGGACAGAAAACGCGCAGGCAAGGTCCCTAGAGTTCAACAGAGCAGCAAGGAAGATCCTCAAATATTCAGAGAAGGGGAAGTCTTTGCTGCACCTGCTCGAGGAGACGCCACGCACGCAGACGATCCGggggaacatcaaaacccacaaagaaggTAATCCCAtgagacccatcaccaacgggtccgggagtgccccacaccggtTAGCTAAGAAGTTTACAGCACTTCTCTCGAGCGCCATCAGCagttgtcatctatcaaacaccactGATATGATAACCAAACTGCAAAAcgtcgggatgagatgcaaaaagcttgTTGGCTTCAACGTCAAGTTGCTCTTTACCAACGTACTGATTGATGGGGCCATTGAAGCTACAAAAAGAACTACCGCTGCCGTGAGATGTttatgtcgcactcatccgcctctgtgtggagtttggcccgttcaaattccgaggacgtgagtaagagcaaattcaaggacttgcaatgggctcacctctttcagcagtccttgccaagcactcgaggctgaccactaccggaacatcgtagGGAACATTACCTCCAACAGTTCACCACCATAAGGATGAATGACATTTCTTTCACCGACAGCTTAATCATAGAAACTGACGCCTGGTGTTCTCTTATCAAcccacaacaatagaaccaaGAAGGTTGCATGGTCTCTCCACATTGAATCAGCCCGGAGTTCCTGAAAGAGGAAATGCAACACATCAGTAACAACGTCCAACACCTCCGTTACCCTCGCACCTTGCTCAACTATCTCTGACGCAAGGGGggaaagatcatgaccagatcaagaggggacgctacacagaacaaaacacacagaattaTAATCCcacactcacagctggcagaacacctggaggccctggtgagccacacaatgaagatagctaccacttctgtCAAGATCAGACCTCACAGCCAATTGTACAgcatgccttagtaggtggttgcggatctgtttcagaagaatgtgggcgagaactttgcctggtatgctaagcagtgtaatgccacggtagttgctacaatcccaacgatcccttttccccttccagagagggatgaccatgcccctcagcaggtcagggggaatggtaccagactaccagatggctgtcaggactgcatgcaggtcccgagccataggttcacccctttcccactcttcagcttggaaatcgccatcctaacctctgttagggtaggaggtttctcgcTGATGGGGAGTCCGACACAgatattgtgatatcacttgcatccaagctaattgttggagggtctacctggtacaactgctcaaaatactcagcccaacattcacgaaccccaacatgatctgagatgatctgtccatccactgatcggactgcagtcatctgtgaggagggcttagagttcagctttctcagggcttggtaggcagggcgaaggtcgtttaccaagaaatggccttcaacctcctcagcaagattcctgatgaactgttccttgacccttctcagcagtgtcagagccctacgcaccatgcaAGACTTGATGACCAATCAGACAAGCCATGCTACATGCTTCAGTGGCcactaatgtctccagggagatggaatgcTGCTTTGCCCTAGGGCGTAcagcaatggactcctgagctgcttcgagtgttacatgtttgaagagctcccacagagcaactgggtccgtcaggttgtcaagttctgtgaatcggtcagagactgccatggtgaacccagggcacactcctcctcccttagtctgtccaggtgaaacaccttagggtggccactggagggacggggagttttgaagtggacctgcagggtagccacaaccagcctatggtcagtgccacagaactcggcactccggtaaaccctgcagttctggaggatcctccatcatgtgctaacaagaatgtggtcgatctccctggccactgtacccgtatcgctgtaccatgtccagcaatgtgggttggagcgctggtaccaggagccagagatcctcattttctgggacctagcaaagtcccggagaaggaggctattctcgctgctggtatcagctcccgagccatgggggccgacagacatctcatagccagtacagtcacgcatatatatatatatatatatatatatatataatatatatatatatataatatataatatatactatatatatgttatgtgttatttgggatatatatatatatatatatatatatatatatatatatatattatatatcattttaatatatatatatatatatatatagtatatatatatatatatatatatatatatatatcatatatatatatatatatatatattatatatatatatatatatatatatattatatatatatatatatatatatattatattaattatatgtatataatatataaaatatatatatatatattatatatatatatatatatatataattataatatattatatattattttatatatatatatatatatatatgtgtgtgtgtgtgtgtgtgtgtgtgagcatgtatgtatgtatttatataatatatatatatatatatatatatatatatatatatatatatatatatatatatatatatatatatatatatatgttgtgtgtgtgtgggtgtgtgtgtgtgtgtgtgtgtgtgtgtgtgtgtgtgtgtgtgtgtgtgtgtgtgtgtgtgtgtgtgtatggaaactTCCACTTTCTTGTTACTTGATTCATGCAACGGTAGTTATACATGTTTGTTGATCGTTTATGTTTGTGTTGCTGGTCTTGGGTTTAAAAAacacttgttatatatattttttaatcattacagagaggaagagggaagcaaCCAGCCGACCTTGAAATAAAAACGAATTGGAAGTAACCGTAAGAGAAGAAGTAGATCCATATCTGATGAGAAAC
The Penaeus monodon isolate SGIC_2016 chromosome 9, NSTDA_Pmon_1, whole genome shotgun sequence DNA segment above includes these coding regions:
- the LOC119577094 gene encoding deoxynucleoside triphosphate triphosphohydrolase SAMHD1-like; translated protein: MGGSKIIKDAVHGHIEIPALCVRIIDTPQFQRLRFLKQLGTAFFVYPAASHSRFEHCVGTCYLAGKMVNALRSRQEELGITEKDVLCVQIAGLCHDLGHGAFSHVFETFMKESEKSFQHEEVSCRMFDHLLSENHIMQDFTKAGLDKKDVQFIKDLILGEKLSEEENGRTEDKAFLFEIVNNKRTGADVDKWDYFLRDCHGLGINVTFEYERLVHFSRAAEVEGEWQIVFKEAEAENLYEMNHARMMLHKKAYQHRVVKIIDRMLVDVLLLADDFVQYMGGDGRSLKLSEVFTDMAAYTYLTDDVIHRILQEPAGSEASEKAKEILRNILTRNLYPYVGELEADPDAAEEAMDELKNKFPDSVCLERKVRLGSEAGNPLEKQHFYRRGNPDEYINLTAEQVSRMLPREFVDVKYYVITRGSRNTQEIREFLERKREATSRP